The Lycium barbarum isolate Lr01 chromosome 10, ASM1917538v2, whole genome shotgun sequence genome includes a region encoding these proteins:
- the LOC132613903 gene encoding protein SCO1 homolog 2, mitochondrial, translated as MQVSRFLLNSIKDPCKRFTPPKCFHSVSCMRSARKTNDQPLLTGPSPRTPTSKSWKSYILPGAVLGGFGGLILFLHYNDERRAIPKGQGEKFERSANQGPIIGGPFSLVDTEGHLVTERNLLGNWVLLYFGYTSSPDVGPAEVQKMAKTIDILESKQDQKILPVFVTIDPQRDTPSHLRAYLKEFDPRIMGLTGPVAAVRQMTQEYRVYFKKVDEEGDDYLVESSHNMYLVNPKMEVVRCFGVEYSGEELADAIVKELKKPET; from the exons GTTTACCCCACCTAAGTGCTTCCATTCAGTCAGCTGCATGAGATCTGCTAGAAAGACTAATGATCAGCCTTTATTAACTGGACCATCCCCAAGGACCCCAACATCAAAATCTTGGAAATCTTATATATTA CCTGGAGCTGTTTTGGGAGGATTTGGTGGACTGATCCTTTTTCTTCATTATAATGATGAAAGGAGAGCAATTCCAAAAG GTCAAGGTGAGAAATTTGAAAGAAGTGCAAACCAAGGGCCAATCATTGGCGGCCCATTCAGCTTGGTTGATACAGAAGGTCATTTGGTGACAGAGCGCAACTTGCTGGGAAACTGGGTTCTTCTCTACTTTGGTTATACTTCATCTCCTGATGTTGGTCCAGCAGAAGTCCAAAAGATGGCCAAAACTATTGATATTCTAG AGTCAAAACAGGATCAAAAGATTCTCCCAGTATTTGTCACAATTGATCCTCAACGCGACACACCTTCGCACCTTCGAGCTTATCTTAAAG AGTTTGACCCAAGAATAATGGGATTAACTGGACCAGTTGCTGCTGTTAGACAGATGACACAGGAATACCGAGTTTACTTTAAGAAGGTTGATGAAGAAGGAGATGATTATCTGGTAGAATCTTCCCACAACAT GTATCTGGTGAATCCGAAAATGGAAGTAGTTAGATGCTTTGGTGTGGAATACAGTGGGGAGGAACTGGCCGATGCAATAGTTAAGGAGCTAAAGAAACCCGAGACATAG